Proteins encoded together in one Rossellomorea sp. y25 window:
- the pepF gene encoding oligoendopeptidase F translates to MSKDTATKSLPGRKEVEEKLTWRLEDIFESDEAWEKEYKEIKELTDKADEFKGTLRDSADQLYKAFAFQDEIMERMGKVYTYSHMRYDQDTTNSYYQGLDDRAKSLYTQLGSKFAYLVPEVLSIEESKLQGFLDEKEDLRKYKHALEEINLQRPHVLSAEEEALLAQASEVFSAASNTFGMLNNADLEFPSIKDENGEEVDITHGRFIRFLESSDRRVREEAFKKVYETYGKFENTFASTLSGAVKKDNFVANVRHYDSARHAALSNNNIPEQVYDNLVDTVNKNLHLLQRYVKLRKKVLGLDEVHMYDLYTPLVKEVKMDISYDEAQDMILDGLKPLGDEYANVLKEGFDNRWVDVVENKGKRSGAYSSGAYGTNPYILMNWQDNVNNLFTLAHEFGHSVHSYYTRKAQPYTYGHYSIFVAEVASTCNEALLNDYLLNTIDDEKKRLYLLNHYLEGFRGTVFRQTMFAEFEHLIHKKAQEGEALTSEFLTKEYYELNKKYFGEDISIDEEIGLEWARIPHFYYNYYVYQYATGFSAATALSQQILEEGEPAVKRYIDFLKAGSSDYPIEVLKKAGVDMTTSKPVEDACKVFEEKLNEMEELLEKLQ, encoded by the coding sequence ATGTCAAAAGATACAGCTACGAAAAGTCTGCCTGGTAGAAAAGAGGTAGAGGAGAAGTTAACGTGGAGATTGGAAGATATATTTGAAAGTGATGAAGCGTGGGAAAAAGAATATAAAGAGATAAAAGAATTGACCGACAAAGCAGACGAGTTTAAAGGAACATTAAGGGATAGTGCAGATCAGCTATATAAAGCATTTGCCTTTCAGGATGAAATTATGGAACGTATGGGTAAGGTTTATACATATTCTCATATGCGCTATGATCAGGATACAACGAATTCTTACTATCAGGGTCTCGATGACCGCGCCAAAAGTCTTTATACACAATTAGGAAGTAAATTTGCCTACTTAGTACCCGAAGTGCTATCGATTGAGGAAAGTAAGCTGCAAGGGTTTCTTGACGAAAAAGAAGATCTGAGGAAATACAAGCATGCTTTAGAGGAAATTAATCTACAGCGCCCACATGTTCTATCAGCAGAGGAAGAAGCACTGCTTGCTCAGGCCTCTGAGGTGTTCAGTGCTGCGAGCAATACGTTTGGTATGTTGAACAATGCAGACCTGGAGTTTCCAAGCATTAAAGATGAAAACGGAGAAGAAGTTGACATCACACATGGCCGTTTCATCCGTTTCCTGGAAAGCAGTGATCGGCGTGTCCGGGAAGAAGCGTTCAAGAAAGTATATGAAACATACGGGAAATTCGAAAATACCTTTGCCTCTACATTAAGTGGAGCAGTGAAGAAAGATAACTTTGTGGCAAACGTAAGACATTATGATTCAGCAAGACATGCAGCATTATCAAATAACAATATTCCTGAACAGGTGTATGATAATCTTGTTGATACTGTCAATAAAAACCTTCATTTGCTGCAGCGGTATGTGAAGCTTCGTAAAAAAGTATTAGGTTTGGATGAAGTTCACATGTATGACTTATATACGCCTCTTGTGAAAGAAGTCAAGATGGACATCAGCTATGATGAAGCACAGGATATGATTCTTGACGGCTTAAAGCCTTTGGGTGATGAATATGCCAATGTCCTGAAAGAAGGCTTTGACAATCGTTGGGTGGACGTAGTCGAGAACAAAGGAAAGAGAAGCGGGGCATATTCTTCAGGAGCATACGGAACAAATCCGTATATCCTTATGAACTGGCAGGATAATGTGAATAATCTATTTACACTTGCTCATGAGTTCGGTCATAGTGTGCACAGCTATTATACGCGGAAAGCCCAGCCTTACACCTATGGTCATTACTCCATCTTTGTTGCTGAAGTGGCCTCTACGTGTAATGAAGCACTATTGAATGATTATCTATTAAACACAATTGATGATGAGAAAAAGCGACTGTACCTCCTAAATCATTATTTAGAAGGATTCAGGGGAACCGTTTTCCGTCAAACCATGTTTGCAGAGTTTGAACACCTCATTCATAAGAAAGCCCAAGAAGGAGAAGCTCTTACATCTGAATTCTTGACGAAAGAATATTATGAATTGAATAAGAAATATTTCGGAGAAGACATTTCGATCGATGAAGAGATCGGATTGGAATGGGCTCGAATACCTCACTTCTACTACAATTACTATGTTTATCAATATGCGACTGGATTCTCTGCAGCGACAGCTCTCAGTCAGCAAATTCTTGAAGAAGGAGAGCCGGCGGTGAAACGCTACATCGACTTCCTCAAAGCTGGAAGCTCTGACTACCCGATTGAAGTCCTGAAAAAAGCAGGGGTGGACATGACAACCTCCAAGCCGGTTGAAGACGCGTGCAAGGTCTTTGAAGAAAAGTTGAATGAAATGGAAGAACTGCTGGAGAAACTTCAATAA
- a CDS encoding ClpXP adapter SpxH family protein has product MTRTNSWHHLKGCGRNKKPLEIYMFVDPLCPECWALEPILKKLHIEYGQYFRIRYILSGQLASLNLATKRKQEDLAQQWDKTASRSGMSCDGSLWIDNPIDSPYLASFAIKAAELQGKHSGIRFLRFLQERLFLQKQDISNIEVLKECAQAAKLDLNEFMNDINSSSASKAFQCDVKITSEMEVEEIPTLVFFNENIEDEGLKITGLYSYEVYVHIIEEMLASKPEKQPLPPLEVFMKYYRVVASKEIAVVYDLSIEEVEKQMKKWTLQQKVKRLPAKHGTFWKYISD; this is encoded by the coding sequence TTGACTAGAACAAATAGCTGGCATCACCTTAAAGGATGTGGACGTAACAAGAAACCTCTAGAAATATATATGTTTGTTGACCCTCTTTGCCCGGAATGCTGGGCGCTTGAACCAATCCTAAAGAAATTACACATTGAATACGGACAATACTTTCGTATCCGCTATATCTTAAGCGGACAGCTCGCCTCCTTAAACCTTGCAACTAAACGAAAGCAGGAAGATTTAGCTCAGCAATGGGATAAAACAGCGAGTCGCTCCGGAATGTCGTGTGACGGAAGCTTATGGATTGATAATCCGATTGATTCTCCTTACCTGGCTTCATTCGCCATTAAAGCAGCAGAGCTTCAAGGAAAGCATTCGGGAATTCGCTTTTTAAGATTTTTACAAGAACGATTATTCCTGCAGAAACAAGACATCTCGAACATTGAGGTACTAAAGGAATGTGCACAGGCAGCAAAGCTTGATCTAAATGAATTTATGAACGATATTAACTCCTCTTCTGCATCCAAAGCGTTTCAATGCGATGTCAAGATCACGTCAGAGATGGAAGTGGAAGAAATTCCGACGCTAGTCTTCTTTAATGAGAATATTGAAGATGAAGGTTTAAAGATCACGGGATTGTATTCTTATGAGGTCTATGTTCATATTATTGAAGAGATGCTTGCGTCAAAACCTGAAAAGCAGCCCTTGCCTCCACTGGAAGTATTCATGAAATATTATCGTGTTGTCGCATCGAAGGAAATAGCCGTTGTCTATGATTTATCTATAGAAGAGGTAGAAAAGCAAATGAAGAAATGGACACTTCAGCAAAAAGTAAAAAGGCTCCCTGCAAAACATGGGACCTTCTGGAAATATATAAGCGATTAA
- a CDS encoding globin has product MVEKPQMPYNLIGEKKLSMLVEAFYNKVANHPKLAPIFPDDLTETARKQKQFLTQYLGGPAIYTEEHGHPMLRARHLPFPITEERAKAWLSCMHEAMDEVNLEGPVRDDFFHRLVLTAHHMVNTETPKGSAID; this is encoded by the coding sequence ATGGTCGAGAAACCACAAATGCCTTATAATCTTATCGGCGAAAAGAAACTCTCCATGCTCGTTGAAGCTTTTTATAATAAAGTAGCGAATCATCCCAAGTTGGCACCCATCTTTCCGGATGATTTAACCGAGACAGCTCGCAAACAAAAACAATTTCTAACTCAATATTTAGGTGGTCCTGCGATTTACACAGAGGAGCATGGTCACCCTATGCTGCGTGCAAGACATCTTCCGTTTCCCATCACAGAGGAACGGGCAAAGGCTTGGTTAAGCTGTATGCATGAGGCAATGGATGAGGTCAATCTAGAGGGTCCAGTAAGGGATGACTTTTTTCACAGGCTGGTATTAACCGCCCATCATATGGTAAATACAGAAACACCAAAGGGCTCTGCCATTGACTAG
- a CDS encoding lytic transglycosylase domain-containing protein, with protein MNVQLLKTMMDLQALNSLGSVSSVQQNTRRSSELFHQLLNQALHTEQNNLNMNQTLGSVKEALGTKTTFSVSSPLRELSAVNKPNWNAPQEIDAMISRAADHFGLPKKLIQAVIKQESNFNPNAVSPAGASGLMQLMPSTARGLGVKNIFDPEENVFAGTKYLKQMLDKYNGDIPLALAAYNAGPGNVDKYNGIPPFKETTAYVKKVTDRYFT; from the coding sequence ATGAATGTTCAACTGTTGAAAACGATGATGGATTTACAAGCTCTAAACAGTTTGGGATCAGTATCTTCTGTTCAACAAAACACTCGCCGATCCAGTGAGTTATTTCATCAACTATTAAATCAAGCACTACACACTGAGCAGAACAACTTAAATATGAATCAAACATTAGGTTCCGTTAAAGAGGCGCTTGGAACCAAAACAACCTTCTCGGTTTCATCACCTCTTCGTGAACTTTCAGCTGTGAACAAACCGAACTGGAATGCTCCCCAAGAGATTGATGCAATGATATCTCGTGCAGCCGATCACTTTGGCCTGCCTAAAAAACTGATTCAAGCAGTAATAAAACAAGAATCCAACTTCAACCCTAATGCAGTCAGCCCTGCAGGTGCATCAGGTTTAATGCAGCTCATGCCGAGTACAGCACGAGGGCTCGGTGTGAAGAACATCTTTGACCCGGAAGAAAACGTTTTTGCCGGAACGAAATACTTGAAGCAAATGCTCGATAAATACAATGGGGACATCCCCCTGGCTCTTGCAGCTTACAATGCAGGTCCCGGAAATGTCGACAAATATAACGGCATCCCACCGTTTAAAGAAACCACTGCTTATGTAAAGAAAGTGACCGATCGATATTTCACCTAA
- a CDS encoding CYTH domain-containing protein — MAQEIEIEFKNLVTQNEFTRLTSHFHIKDEDFISQDNHYFDTPYYQLKDNHSALRIREKNRTYTLTLKTPLNDDLLETNQKLTKEESVSLLHQGVFPDGEVKDVLDSLQIPIQSLQHFGTLSTSRAEIDYKDGLLVFDKSSYLQKEDYELEYEVKERKSGESIFLDLLKELNIPLRKTDNKIKRFYMEKLKQD; from the coding sequence ATGGCACAGGAAATTGAAATTGAATTCAAGAATCTAGTAACTCAAAATGAATTTACGCGATTAACCTCACATTTTCATATAAAAGATGAGGATTTCATTTCTCAAGACAATCACTATTTTGATACGCCGTACTATCAATTAAAGGATAATCATTCTGCCTTAAGAATTCGGGAGAAGAACAGGACTTATACGTTAACCTTAAAAACACCTTTAAATGACGATCTCTTAGAAACGAACCAGAAGTTAACGAAAGAGGAGTCGGTATCTCTTTTACACCAAGGGGTATTTCCTGATGGAGAAGTCAAAGATGTTCTGGATTCCCTTCAAATCCCCATTCAATCCCTTCAGCATTTCGGTACGCTTTCGACCAGCCGTGCTGAAATCGACTATAAAGACGGACTTCTTGTCTTTGACAAAAGCTCTTACTTACAAAAAGAAGACTATGAGCTGGAGTATGAAGTAAAGGAGCGTAAATCAGGAGAATCTATATTTCTTGACTTACTGAAGGAACTAAACATTCCGCTTCGAAAAACCGATAATAAAATCAAGCGATTCTACATGGAAAAATTAAAACAGGACTGA
- a CDS encoding GTP pyrophosphokinase family protein has protein sequence MNHWEQFLAPYKQAVDELKIKLKGMRGEYELHNTHSPIEFVTGRVKPIASILDKANQKGIKLSNIEIEMQDIAGLRMMCQFVEDIHVVVEKLRGRNDFTIIEERDYVTHKKQSGYRSYHIVIEYPVQTIHGEKNILVEIQIRTLSMNFWATIEHSLNYKYSGQIPEQVRLRLAGAAEAAFRLDEEMSLIREEIQEAQVIFTNKKEKDQRGKSSKPNQ, from the coding sequence ATGAATCACTGGGAACAATTTTTAGCTCCCTACAAGCAAGCGGTTGACGAATTAAAGATTAAGCTTAAAGGGATGAGGGGAGAATATGAACTTCATAACACTCATTCTCCCATTGAATTCGTGACTGGAAGAGTCAAGCCAATTGCGAGTATTCTTGATAAAGCAAATCAAAAAGGGATTAAGCTATCAAATATTGAAATAGAAATGCAAGACATAGCCGGACTGCGGATGATGTGTCAATTCGTGGAGGATATTCATGTCGTTGTGGAAAAGCTTCGAGGGCGAAATGACTTTACTATTATAGAAGAAAGAGATTACGTGACCCACAAGAAACAAAGTGGATACCGATCCTATCATATTGTCATTGAATATCCTGTTCAAACGATTCACGGGGAAAAAAACATTTTGGTAGAAATTCAAATCCGAACTCTTTCAATGAATTTTTGGGCGACGATTGAGCACTCTTTGAATTATAAGTACAGTGGACAAATCCCGGAACAAGTCCGTCTTCGTCTTGCAGGCGCTGCTGAAGCAGCATTCAGACTGGATGAAGAAATGAGCTTGATTCGTGAAGAAATTCAGGAAGCCCAAGTCATTTTTACAAACAAAAAGGAAAAAGACCAACGGGGTAAAAGCTCTAAACCAAATCAGTAG
- a CDS encoding NAD kinase has protein sequence MKFAITSKGDSKSNTLMHKMRTYLQDFNLTYDDDQPDIVISVGGDGTLLYAFHRYRSRLDKTAFVGVHTGHLGFYADWVPEEIEKLVIAIAKTPYQIIEYPLLETIIRYQHGGKETRYLALNESTVKSVEGTLVMDVEIRGQHFERFRGDGLCLSTPSGSTAYNKALGGAIIHPSLPAIQFAEMASINNRVFRTIGSPLILPAHHTCMLKPVNGPDFLVTIDHLSLLHKDVKSIQYRVADEKIRFARFRPFPFWKRVHDSFVADE, from the coding sequence ATGAAGTTCGCGATTACATCAAAAGGTGATTCGAAATCAAATACATTGATGCACAAAATGAGAACCTATCTCCAGGATTTTAATTTGACTTATGATGATGACCAACCGGATATCGTCATATCGGTTGGAGGAGATGGGACGCTGCTTTATGCATTTCACCGCTACAGATCCCGGTTAGATAAGACCGCATTTGTTGGTGTACATACAGGACATCTCGGCTTCTATGCCGATTGGGTGCCGGAAGAGATTGAGAAGCTTGTGATCGCCATTGCGAAAACACCTTATCAAATTATCGAATACCCATTATTAGAAACGATTATCCGCTACCAGCATGGGGGGAAAGAAACCCGTTACTTAGCATTGAATGAATCGACGGTCAAAAGCGTAGAAGGGACCCTTGTCATGGATGTGGAAATCAGGGGGCAGCACTTTGAACGCTTTAGAGGAGATGGACTGTGTTTATCCACACCTTCGGGCAGTACGGCGTATAACAAGGCATTAGGTGGAGCAATTATTCATCCGTCTCTTCCTGCTATTCAATTCGCTGAAATGGCATCCATCAATAATCGTGTTTTTCGTACGATCGGATCACCTTTGATATTACCTGCTCATCATACATGTATGCTTAAACCGGTGAATGGGCCTGATTTTCTGGTTACCATCGACCATCTATCTCTTCTTCATAAAGATGTAAAGAGCATTCAATATCGTGTCGCTGATGAGAAAATTCGCTTTGCCCGCTTCCGACCGTTTCCGTTCTGGAAAAGGGTGCATGATTCCTTTGTTGCGGATGAATGA
- a CDS encoding RluA family pseudouridine synthase, with protein MNFYTLKWIIPASYDGKLMREFLIDQQISKRTLTAVKFDGGTITVNGKEESVRYHLIEGDILEMRFPEEKGSESLVPEEVPLSIIYEDDDVLVVNKPWGMKSIPTKKEPTGSLANAIAGYYDRVGICSTVHIVTRLDKDTSGLVLIAKHRHVHHLFSLQQKGREIKRTYEAFAEGRLDSDTGTIEEPIGRKPDSIIEREVRQDGQYALTHYRLKKQFQDFAHIELRLETGRTHQIRVHMSFIGHPLAGDDLYGGSVALIGRQALHCKKLSFFHPVKKVWVHLETVMPRDMRMLLERK; from the coding sequence ATGAATTTCTATACATTGAAATGGATTATCCCTGCTTCTTATGACGGGAAGCTGATGAGAGAGTTTCTAATCGATCAGCAGATTTCAAAGCGTACTCTGACTGCTGTGAAGTTTGATGGAGGAACAATAACCGTTAATGGAAAGGAAGAAAGTGTCCGATATCACCTTATAGAAGGGGATATTCTTGAGATGAGGTTCCCTGAAGAAAAAGGGAGTGAGTCATTAGTTCCGGAAGAGGTCCCATTGTCAATCATTTATGAGGATGATGATGTTCTCGTAGTAAATAAGCCATGGGGTATGAAATCCATACCGACTAAGAAAGAGCCGACTGGAAGTCTCGCCAATGCCATAGCCGGATATTATGACAGGGTCGGTATTTGTTCAACGGTTCATATCGTTACTCGATTGGATAAGGATACATCCGGGCTGGTTCTAATAGCAAAACACCGCCACGTTCATCATTTATTCAGTCTTCAGCAGAAGGGGCGGGAAATAAAGAGAACGTATGAAGCATTTGCAGAAGGCCGGCTGGACTCGGACACTGGTACGATCGAAGAGCCCATCGGCCGGAAACCGGATAGTATCATTGAAAGAGAAGTGCGCCAGGATGGCCAATATGCCCTGACTCACTATAGATTGAAAAAGCAGTTTCAGGATTTCGCTCATATTGAATTGAGATTGGAAACGGGGAGAACCCACCAGATCAGGGTGCACATGTCATTTATAGGACACCCGCTGGCAGGGGATGATTTGTATGGAGGCAGTGTGGCATTGATAGGGAGGCAGGCACTACATTGTAAAAAGCTGTCTTTTTTTCATCCCGTTAAAAAAGTATGGGTGCATTTGGAGACAGTGATGCCTCGGGATATGCGGATGTTGCTTGAAAGAAAATGA
- the prpE gene encoding bis(5'-nucleosyl)-tetraphosphatase PrpE, with protein MKLDIIGDIHGCFNEFKELTIKLGYDWSTGLPVHPQGRLIGCVGDLTDRGHHSLQTISTVYDLFEKGSIYYVPGNHCNKLYRYFLGNNVKILHGLETTVGELSALPQSEREHYRDMFISLYERSPLYQVLDDGKLIIAHAGIKEELIGMQNNRVKTFVLYGDITGEKNEDGTPVRKDWALDYKGDAWIVYGHTPVKEARIVNKTANIDTGAVFGGKLTALRYPEIEVVSVESCMPFVEEKFRRFE; from the coding sequence ATGAAATTAGATATAATTGGAGACATTCATGGGTGTTTTAATGAATTCAAAGAATTAACGATAAAGTTAGGCTACGATTGGTCAACCGGTCTCCCCGTGCATCCACAAGGAAGGTTGATTGGGTGTGTCGGGGATTTGACCGACCGTGGCCATCACTCACTTCAGACTATTTCAACGGTCTATGATCTATTTGAAAAAGGATCAATATACTATGTTCCTGGAAACCATTGTAATAAACTCTACCGATACTTCCTGGGTAACAATGTAAAGATCCTCCATGGACTCGAAACAACAGTAGGGGAACTAAGTGCCCTTCCACAAAGTGAAAGAGAACACTATAGAGATATGTTTATCTCCTTGTATGAACGATCCCCCTTGTATCAGGTGTTGGATGACGGCAAACTGATCATTGCTCATGCAGGTATCAAGGAAGAGCTGATTGGAATGCAGAATAACAGGGTGAAAACATTTGTCTTGTACGGTGACATCACAGGTGAGAAGAACGAAGACGGTACGCCGGTCAGAAAAGATTGGGCATTGGACTATAAAGGTGACGCCTGGATTGTATATGGCCACACCCCGGTAAAAGAAGCGCGGATCGTTAATAAGACTGCGAATATTGATACAGGGGCGGTCTTTGGCGGGAAGCTGACTGCCTTGAGATATCCTGAAATCGAAGTGGTTAGTGTTGAATCTTGTATGCCTTTTGTAGAGGAGAAATTTCGGAGGTTTGAATAA
- the mgtE gene encoding magnesium transporter, which produces MYDEDLLIRALQEEDLDLFRSEFVHLHSYDQAKFFSKIEEDLRSRLYHYLSPEEMAELFESLDIDEEDYQDILAEMNPTYAAEMLSNMYADDAVDVLNELDKDQVVSYLTIMDDESAKEIKELLHYEEYTAGSIMTTEFVAISKNQTVRSAMYILKNEAPNAETIYYIYVVDDDKKLVGVISLRDLIISHDEVMIGEIMSDRVMAVGVSEDQEAVARQMKDYDFLALPVVDFQHHLLGIITVDDIMDVMEEEASDDYSKLAGIADLDSIDRSPFNAAKKRLPWLIALLFLGMFTASLIGRFEDTLDKVAILAVFIPLIAGMAGNTGTQALAVAVRGIATGDLEKENKMSLVIREAGTGLITGTTCGIVVSIVVYVWKGEFFLGVLVGVSVLVSLFVATLAGTLVPLLMHKLKVDPAVASGPFITTINDIISILIYFGLATLFMKYLI; this is translated from the coding sequence ATGTATGATGAAGACCTACTCATTAGAGCCCTTCAAGAAGAAGATCTGGATTTATTTCGTTCAGAGTTTGTACATTTACACTCTTATGACCAAGCGAAATTTTTCTCTAAAATAGAAGAAGATTTACGAAGCCGCCTGTACCATTATCTTTCTCCGGAAGAGATGGCAGAGCTGTTTGAAAGTCTGGATATAGATGAAGAGGATTATCAGGATATATTAGCCGAGATGAATCCTACATATGCTGCTGAAATGCTATCCAATATGTATGCCGATGACGCGGTAGATGTATTGAATGAGTTGGATAAAGATCAGGTTGTTAGTTATTTAACCATAATGGATGATGAATCAGCCAAAGAAATTAAAGAATTACTGCACTATGAAGAGTATACAGCCGGTAGTATCATGACCACTGAGTTTGTCGCCATATCAAAGAATCAGACCGTCCGGTCGGCCATGTATATTTTGAAAAATGAAGCCCCGAATGCTGAAACGATTTACTACATATATGTAGTGGATGATGATAAAAAACTGGTCGGGGTCATCTCTTTAAGGGACCTCATCATCAGCCATGATGAGGTAATGATCGGGGAAATCATGAGTGATCGTGTTATGGCTGTAGGCGTCAGCGAAGATCAGGAGGCTGTCGCGAGACAAATGAAGGATTATGATTTCCTTGCCTTGCCAGTTGTCGATTTTCAGCATCACTTACTTGGGATCATCACGGTGGATGATATTATGGACGTCATGGAAGAAGAGGCATCTGATGACTACTCAAAGTTAGCTGGTATCGCCGATTTGGATTCCATCGACCGAAGTCCATTTAATGCAGCGAAAAAGCGTCTTCCGTGGTTAATTGCATTACTATTTCTTGGAATGTTCACGGCAAGCCTCATCGGGAGATTTGAAGATACGTTAGATAAAGTAGCAATTCTTGCTGTATTTATCCCGTTGATTGCAGGGATGGCTGGTAATACGGGAACCCAGGCCCTTGCCGTAGCCGTAAGAGGGATTGCAACAGGTGATCTGGAGAAGGAAAACAAGATGTCCCTTGTCATCCGTGAAGCGGGAACCGGACTTATTACAGGAACCACATGCGGGATAGTCGTCAGCATCGTTGTCTATGTATGGAAAGGTGAATTCTTCTTAGGCGTACTTGTGGGAGTCTCCGTTTTAGTCTCATTATTTGTTGCGACATTGGCAGGTACATTAGTACCCTTACTTATGCACAAACTAAAAGTGGATCCAGCCGTCGCTTCTGGTCCTTTCATTACGACGATAAATGATATTATCAGTATCCTGATTTATTTTGGATTAGCCACTTTGTTTATGAAATACCTAATATAG
- a CDS encoding monovalent cation:proton antiporter family protein — protein sequence MEQHASVTSLVIVILVAFLTPILLHRFKLNFIPVVIAEIIMGLIIGKSGFNIVHQDMWLETLSTLGFIFLMFLSGLEIDFTAFSGGKKKKERLPNGKEEPNRLKVATIIFIGIFFVSLGLSYLFVLFGLINNAFLMTLIISTISLGVVVPTLKEAHIMKSAIGQIILLVAVIADLVTMILLAVFVSLYGEGHGNMWLLLILFGVGVLLYFLAKRLKNNSFIKSLSTGTVQIGTRAVFTLIILLVAVSETVGAENILGAFLAGVLVSLLAPNQEMVHKLDSFGYGFLIPIFFVMVGVELDLGSLLSDKKMLLLIPLLLLAFLVSKVIPVYLLKYWYDTKTTIASAFLLTSTLSLVIAAAKIAERIEIITPQMSGTLILVAVITCIITPIFFKKLFPRESAKEKKLKITFLGANQLTMPVSRELHSSLYEPVLYHTKQDKSDRNIADSLFTINEIDNYEIDTLEENNIFDSDIIVISTGDEEINATLAVTAKEYGVNRVIVRVESPDLHETLREQDIEVYSVFLSTKALLRALIESPSVMNILTNQETSLYEIRMLNSQFEGMTLRKFPFTGDVIFVRIFRGKDSIVPHGDTELHMNDRLIVTGSKEYVDELKRELEFCEYC from the coding sequence ATGGAACAACATGCATCTGTTACATCACTTGTCATTGTTATTCTAGTAGCATTTTTAACTCCCATATTGCTACATCGATTTAAACTGAATTTTATCCCTGTTGTAATCGCTGAAATTATTATGGGTTTAATAATAGGTAAGAGCGGATTTAATATCGTTCACCAGGACATGTGGTTAGAAACACTGTCTACTTTAGGATTTATTTTTCTTATGTTTTTAAGCGGACTGGAAATTGATTTCACTGCTTTTTCAGGAGGGAAAAAGAAAAAAGAACGGTTACCTAATGGAAAAGAAGAACCGAATCGTCTTAAGGTAGCCACCATTATATTTATTGGGATTTTCTTTGTTTCACTTGGACTGTCTTATCTATTCGTCTTATTCGGACTTATTAATAATGCATTCTTAATGACCTTGATCATTTCAACGATTTCACTGGGAGTAGTCGTTCCTACTCTAAAAGAAGCACATATAATGAAATCGGCCATTGGTCAAATCATTTTGCTTGTAGCGGTTATTGCCGACCTTGTGACAATGATATTACTGGCTGTATTTGTGTCCCTTTACGGTGAAGGTCATGGAAACATGTGGCTTCTTCTGATCCTATTTGGTGTTGGGGTCCTCTTATATTTCCTGGCGAAGAGATTAAAGAACAACTCCTTCATCAAGAGTTTATCAACAGGAACCGTTCAAATCGGTACACGTGCCGTTTTTACATTAATCATCTTATTGGTTGCAGTGTCTGAGACGGTTGGAGCCGAAAACATTCTGGGAGCTTTCCTTGCCGGTGTACTTGTATCATTATTAGCACCGAATCAGGAAATGGTCCATAAGCTTGATTCCTTTGGATATGGATTCCTGATCCCCATATTCTTCGTGATGGTCGGGGTTGAGTTGGATCTTGGATCGCTGCTCAGCGATAAAAAGATGCTGCTGTTAATTCCATTACTGCTTCTTGCATTCCTGGTTTCGAAAGTCATTCCTGTTTACTTGCTGAAGTACTGGTATGATACGAAAACAACGATTGCTTCAGCATTCTTATTAACATCGACACTGTCACTCGTTATTGCTGCTGCGAAAATCGCGGAGAGAATAGAAATTATCACACCACAAATGAGTGGTACGCTCATTTTAGTAGCGGTGATTACATGTATTATTACACCTATATTCTTTAAGAAGCTCTTCCCAAGGGAAAGTGCAAAAGAGAAAAAGCTTAAGATTACATTCTTGGGAGCGAATCAGCTTACAATGCCGGTTTCCAGGGAACTTCATTCCTCCCTTTATGAGCCGGTCTTATATCATACAAAACAAGATAAGTCTGATCGTAATATCGCCGATTCTTTATTTACCATCAACGAAATCGATAATTACGAAATAGACACGCTTGAAGAGAACAACATCTTTGACTCTGATATCATAGTGATTTCAACAGGTGATGAAGAAATAAATGCAACACTTGCCGTCACTGCTAAGGAATATGGTGTCAATCGTGTCATTGTAAGGGTTGAGAGTCCAGACTTACATGAGACTCTGCGTGAACAGGACATTGAAGTATATTCCGTGTTTCTGTCAACGAAAGCCTTATTACGTGCGCTGATCGAGTCACCTTCTGTGATGAATATCCTTACTAACCAAGAAACATCCCTATATGAAATCCGGATGTTAAACAGTCAGTTCGAAGGTATGACACTCAGGAAATTTCCATTCACGGGAGACGTTATCTTTGTTCGGATCTTTAGAGGGAAAGACTCCATTGTTCCTCACGGAGATACAGAACTGCACATGAACGACCGCTTGATTGTGACCGGTTCTAAAGAATATGTAGATGAACTTAAACGCGAGCTTGAATTCTGTGAGTATTGCTAA